The following are encoded in a window of Callithrix jacchus isolate 240 chromosome 9, calJac240_pri, whole genome shotgun sequence genomic DNA:
- the RERG gene encoding ras-related and estrogen-regulated growth inhibitor isoform X1 translates to MAKSAEVKLAIFGRAGVGKSALVVRFLTKRFIWEYDPTLESTYRHQATIDDEVVSMEILDTAGQEDAVQREGHMRWGEGFVLVYDITDRGSFEEVLPLKNILDEIKKPKNVTLILVGNKADLDHSRQVSTEEGEKLATELACAFYECSACTGEGNITEIFYELCREVRRRRMVQGKTRRRSSTTHVKQAINKMLTKISS, encoded by the exons CTCTTGTAGTGAGATTTCTGACCAAACGGTTCATCTGGGAATATGACCCTACTCTTG AATCAACCTATCGACACCAAGCAACCATCGATGATGAAGTTGTTTCCATGGAGATACTAGACACTGCTGGCCAG GAAGATGCCGTTCAGAGGGAAGGGCACATGCGATGGGGGGAAGGCTTTGTGCTGGTCTACGACATTACTGACCGAGGAAGTTTTGAGGAAGTGCTGCCACTTAAGAACATCCTAGATGAGATCAAGAAGCCCAAGAATGTGACTCTCATCTTGGTTGGAAACAAAGCTGACTTGGACCACTCAAGGCAGGTTAGCACAGAGGAAGGCGAGAAGCTGGCCACAGAACTGGCCTGTGCTTTTTACGAGTGTTCTGCCTGCACTGGAGAAGGGAACATCACGGAGATATTCTATGAGTTGTGTCGAGAGGTGCGTCGCCGGAGGATGGTGCAGGGCAAGACGAGGCGACGCAGCTCCACCACGCATGTCAAGCAAGCCATTAACAAGATGCTTACCAAAATCAGTAGTTAG